Within Claveliimonas bilis, the genomic segment TTAAACGGAAAGAGCAAAGGAGGCTTACTTATGAAATTGGATATGCATTGTCATGTGAAGGAAGGATCTATTGACAGTAAAGTAAGCTTGGATGATTATATTAGCAAACTGAAAGCTGAAGGTTTCGACGGAATGCTGATCACAGATCATGACACATATAAAGGCTACAGGCACTGGAAATACGAAATGAAGGGAAAGAAACACGAAGATTTTGTAGTTCTGAAAGGTATTGAGTATGATACATGCGATGCCGGACATATTATCTGTGTAATGCCTGAAGGGGTTAAGATGCGTTTGCTGGAGCTGAAAGGAATGCCGGTGAACATGCTGATCGACTTTGTCCACCGGCACGGGGGAATATTGGGACCGGCACATCCCTGCGGAGAAAAATATTTAAGTTTTACGAATACGAAAAAGTATTTCCGCTCCCCGGAAACGATAAAAAGATTTGATTTTATCGAAGCTTTTAATGCCTGCGAATCGGAAGAATCCAATGAAAAAGCGGCCAGATTGGCGATGAAATATCAGAAGCCGGGTATTGGAGGGAGTGATTCTCACAAAATAGAGTGTGTCGGCATGGGATATACGATTTTGCCGCGGCATGTTACGTGTGAGACAGAGCTGATTTCCCTTATAAGGGAAAAAGTTCCGGTGGAGGTTGGAG encodes:
- a CDS encoding PHP domain-containing protein, producing the protein MKLDMHCHVKEGSIDSKVSLDDYISKLKAEGFDGMLITDHDTYKGYRHWKYEMKGKKHEDFVVLKGIEYDTCDAGHIICVMPEGVKMRLLELKGMPVNMLIDFVHRHGGILGPAHPCGEKYLSFTNTKKYFRSPETIKRFDFIEAFNACESEESNEKAARLAMKYQKPGIGGSDSHKIECVGMGYTILPRHVTCETELISLIREKVPVEVGGSLYGKTTKDKLGKMNKLLVYSFWFYNKGGELLKRRKRKEKGKVENPVNPIDPIEIPYLEKVNKQ